ACGCGGTCAACAACGCCGGGATCAGCGGCGGAGAGGACCCGGCGGGCGACGTTCCCGAGGAGGACTGGGAACAGACGATCGACATCAACCTGAACGGCGTCTGGCGTTCGCTGAAGGCCGAACTCGGGCAGATGACCGACCAGGACGACGGCGGCGTCGTCATTAACATGGCGTCGATCCTCGGGAAGGTCGGCTTCGAGAACTCCTCGGCGTACGTCTCGGCCAAGCACGGCGTGCTCGGACTCACCAAGACCGCCGCCTGGGAGTACGCCGATCAGGACATCCGCGTCAACGCCGTCTGTCCCGGCTTCATCGAGACGCAAATGCTCGAAGAGGCCGGTATCAGTACCAACGAGAACGTCCGGGAGTGGATCGAGGGGATGCACTCCCAGGACCGGCTGGGCAAACCCGAAGAGATC
This window of the Halapricum desulfuricans genome carries:
- a CDS encoding SDR family oxidoreductase produces the protein MTSYDFSGRVAAVTGGASGIGREVAVQFADSGASVVVADVDDEGGQATVEQIESDGGEAVYVSTDVTDMDDVEAMVETAVEEFGRLDYAVNNAGISGGEDPAGDVPEEDWEQTIDINLNGVWRSLKAELGQMTDQDDGGVVINMASILGKVGFENSSAYVSAKHGVLGLTKTAAWEYADQDIRVNAVCPGFIETQMLEEAGISTNENVREWIEGMHSQDRLGKPEEIADAVLWLCSDGASFTNGEALTVDSGFTAK